AGTCGCCGTTATCGGTGGTCTATCAAGAGAAGAGCAAGGCTTCAGGCTTCGAATGGGATGCGAAGTATACGACTAgtcgttttctttcatgttCCAGGTTTTcactaattttgttttcccgtaGATTGTTATCGCTACACCTGGTCGTTTGATCGACGTCTTGGAAAACCGATATTTAGTACTTTCCCAGTGCACATATATCGTGCTTGACGAAGCAGATCGTATGATTGACATGGGTTTCGAGCCCGATGTGCAAAAGATTTTGGAACATATGCCGGTCACGAATCAAAAACCGGACAACGATGACGCAGAGGACGAACAAAAACTGATGGCCAATTTCAATTCTAAGAATAAATTCCGACAAGTTGGTTATATTTATCATTTAAAAACGATTAAACGACTATTAACGTTTCTTTAACTCGTCCAACTAGACGGTCATGTTTACGGCCACTATGCCTCCAGCAGTGGAGCGACTAGCTCGAACGTATCTGAGGCGTCCGGCTGTCGTTTACATTGGCTCTGCAGGTAAGCCCGTCGAGCGAACAGAGCAAATTGTCTACATGGTGGACGAGAATGCCAAACGGAACAAGTTGATGGAGATCCTGCGTCGTGGAAAACTCGAACCGCCAATCATCATCTTCGTCAATCAGAAAAAGGGAGCCGACGTTTTGGCCAAGGGCTTGGAAAAATTCGGCGTAAGTCATTGCTTCAATTTGgtattatttgttttggatTTCCAATACTGAGAGATTCTTTTCTTGCAGTTCAATGCTTGTACTTTGCACGGTGGTAAGGGCCAAGAGCAGCGTGAGTTTGCTCTTTCCAACTTGAAATCGGGAGCCAAGGACATTTTGGTTGCCACAGACGTTGCTGGTCGAGGTATCGATATTAAGGATGTCTCGCTGGTCATCAATTATGACATGGCTAAGACGATCGAAGACTACACCCATCGTATCGGTCGTACTGGTCGAGCTGGTAAACACGGAACAGCTATCTCATTCTGTACCAAGGACGATTCTCCGCTCTTCTACGACTTGAAAGCCCTACTTCTCTCCAGTCCTGTATCAACTTGCCCACCAGAATTGGCAAATCATCCAGATGCCCAGCATAAACCTGGCACTGTCGTCCAACGCAGACGGAAAGATGAGAAAATTTTTGCTTAAAAttctttccgttttcttcGTCCATTTGCAAACAATCGcgcattttccattttatgATTTTATACTACCTGGagaggaaaataaaatcatttttgctCTAACCCAAGGAaatcttaaaataaaaaatgggtttAGTGGTTTAGTAGCCCACCAAAAACAGTGCGTTCTGGTGCGTTGCTAATcgttaaaaaatatttaagtaattttaaataaactaataaatgtttaaaaatatttaaataattttaaatcaaCTCGTAActgtataaaatattttttaaataacaaagaTTTGAACCCGTGGTATCAGCATGGCAGCCGCGAACTATGACACAGCGCAATGCTCATTTACTTTATATATATCTAAGCTGCCTATTTGAATGGGTGACCTCCAAAGCTAAATTTGGTggggatgtgcggtcctggcacagtggttatcaccctcgctttgtattctgtcggTCCCGCGTTCAAATCCCGccacctccaatttccaaGCCTTCCCTCCACGCTCTCCTCCCACTCCGCCCACCCACCCACCCTCTCCTCCCACTCAAGAttcatctcatcggattacattcagcatcttcatcacaacggattcgcaagattcCTCATCTCATCGCTCGGACATCatatcaagaaagaaaagagaagaaagaaagaaaaaagaagccttgcctactataaaggggctaaaaatggcacattaaaaaacacacacacaaaagacacGTACACACGTTTCatatcgatctgtagtaccgttcactacatgtTGAAGATCGACCCGAAAAcggtagagaagaggtaatcgtagctcgtaggttgttcgtaagttctccccatggcctgaaagatggatgcaggcagctaatcatcgggatatgtgaccctcttcgataccaataagtttttgttttccttgctGCGCCTAACACCATAGGCGTACAGTAGTGCAGCTAGCAGGTTAGTATTTTATTAGAACGTCTAATTGTCAAAACAGTCTTTGCCTGACTACattattaatatttaaaacaCTGAAACTGATTCGCAGATTGCTCCAGCATAATTGCTACACTGATAATCACCCCAGCCCCACTGGTAAAAGTCAGTGtaagagaaatgaaaactCACGCAGTTTCCAGGTTCGCTGCTTATAGGTCCTCCCTCGTACCAATGAGTGTAGTTCATTGGTATGAAGGGTTGGGTTGAGGCCCACTCCCACTGATTATTCTCTTCCTGGGAGTATCTTCCCGCAGTCCAATATTCAGCATAGTACAATCCTGCGTGACGTAAGTATGGGAAGTAAGTAGGAAAATTACGCTACATGTCTTAGCAGAATTTCCGTCAATAGCTTCTTACCTGGGTTGTATTTTCCATTAACGAAGATGGTATAGTCCTCTTCTTCAGTTTCAACAGCGAGCAAAGTCATATTGCCGGCCCTACAAAATTCTTTGGCTCCATTCCACTTCAAATGTATAAAGCTATTTTTAAGGTAAAATGTTTTATATGTATAAGGAATAACGGATGCATACGTCCGTGGAACTCGTTTTTGCGTAGCAATAACACTGGCCACCCCAGTAAAAACAGAGAACACCATAAGGATTGTCTTCGAAAAAAGGGCATTCCTCTGTTATAGCaaatcaaaccaaaaatgtgtttaatgAGACAGAGGCAAAACGTCCATCAAACATATTTACTTGGTCTTGTCGTGGTGGCTGGCCATGTGGTTCTTGTTGTTGGGCTGGTGGGGATTGTTGTGCTCTCAAATGATTCGTTTATTATTACACCTTTATTCACCGATGGTTGGACACGGCCTGCGCAACAAATATCTATGGTAAAGGCTGATACGAAGAATtggaacaaaatttttttcatttctattaatcagttttgaaatgattttcgATCAACACAATGAAACAATTACAACTAGAATCAACTGCATATCCAAAATGATATGTAGTATTAATCATTACACATGATTAGATCGATATGCCACAGTTTCTTATCAAAACCCAACACCGTATCATCTCATGGCTGCTGTATCGATTAGatactccattttttttcacgttacgttgatcgaaaacaaaaaccctgCAAACCTCCATCTATTATGACGACATTTTGTTTTAGCTACCTGATAGTTTAAAAGTAAGAACGTCTGCTTCCACAGCAAGCAGACACACCCACACACAAGCACCGCAATATGGACAACAATTCTACAACGAAGAAATTACAATATTTATGGTGAGACATTACTAACTTATTTAATCCTTTCTTTGGGAATCTTGCTCATACTTCGGAATCCCATTATATGAACTAGAAAGCAATTGTTGGTGGGAAATGATTGTCACTGCATCAcgtagtacaaaaaaaaggggctcTAGCAATTCCCGCCAAAAACAGCAGGAAAAGTATCACGTGATCAGAAGTTAACCCAATCAGTTTCTTACACTGCTTCCAGCAGATGGCGAGACGTTTTTGCCGCGAAATCGTTGGCGGCAGTGGTTAGTCATTGTTGGTCCTCTTCAGAAGCGCTTGCATTTTACCTACGTCGATTGTGTCGCTCGTTGTTATCAAATCCCATTATTAGTTCTTATTTTCCTATAATTTTAtcaattccatcatcatgttTGAGGCACGTCTTCTCCAAGGATCGTTGTTGAAGAAAGTTATGGAAGCTTTGAAGGATTTGCTGAACGAAGCAGCATGGGATTGTTCCGATGCCGGCATCCAACTCCAAGCTATGGACAATTCCCACGTCAGCCTTGTGTCTCTTTCCCTAAGGGCCGAAGGCTTCGACAAGTACAGATGTGATCGCAACTTGTCAATGGGCATGAACTTGGGCAGGTAAAAATCTGTTACGATCTGGTTTTTAAGTTGTTAAACTAAGCATGATCATGTTTCTTTCCAGCATGTCAAAGATTCTGAAGTGTGCCTCTAATGAAGACATAATCACGATCAAAGCACAAGACAATGCTGACACAGTTACCTTCGTCTTTGAATCCCCTGAGCAAGACAAAGTATCAGATTACGAGATGAAGCTAATGAATCTCGACCAAGAACACCTGGGCATTCCGGTAAAAAAGCTTGAAGCTGTGTGGTTTGTTGTGAAGAGTTGCCTAATAATGCCCATCTTTTGTTGTAACAGGAAACCGATTATGCATGCACCATCAGACTGCCATCTAGTGAATTTGCCAGAATTTGCAGAGACTTGAGCCAGTTTGGAGAGTCCATGGTCATTTCCTGCACTAAAGAGGGAGTCAAGTTTTCAGCTACTGGAGATATTGGAACTGGTAACATCAAGCTAGCTCAGTCAGCCAAGGTCGAcaaggaagaagaagccgTCGTGATTGAGATGCAGGAGCCCGTCTCTCTGACTTTCGCTTGCAGATATCTCAACTCTTTTACGAAAGCCACCTCTCTGTCCAAGTCCGTGCAGCTATCCATGTCCCCTGAGGTCCCACTTGTCGTCGAGTACAAGATTGAAGATATTGGGCACGTTCGTTATTACCTAGCCCCCAAAATCGAAGACGAAGAAACCGCTTAGTTGTTCAAACAGGTGCGGCCCACCTCATTGCATATCTATCCCCACTATGACGCCATACGAAACCAATACATCTCTTGTAAGGGAATTTTTTTCAGCAAACGCAAAatgtagaaaaacaaaacgaaaatcttTTCATCGGTGAAAGTTCAACAGATAGTACGTTCATAAGTTATTTAACGAGTATTAGTTGTGTATTTGTAATCTTATATAGCCATTAGGTTTCAGTAGCTGTGCGTGCTGAAACCGGATTGTGAAAGCTTTTGTGGGATGGTGGATTGCAGAACAccacttctctttttttacgtGCTGCTGTGACCGATTTGTTTCGAGGGGAAAAAGAGCTTTGCCCAGATAACAGAAATTCAGTGGCTGAATAAGGAAGTTACGATATAAAACTATCGTCATCAGGTAACACAAAGATATTCATGGTATTGCGGGTAGTTATTTAAGAAATGTGGTCTGTTAAGAGATTTGTGATGACAAAAGTATTCCATTGGCTTTTATCGCACTACTTTTCGAAGGTGGAATCGGGGTGGGGTCAAAATTGAGTGGAGTAACTCTTGCGATTCGTTTCGACAAGGGTTTTCTCTCTTGTGATTTCAATTAGTTCAGGCTTCTAAAAATACGTttcccaagaaacaaaactttccATTCGCTGAGCCGAATGGGATATTTATCAACGTGTTCATTTTTCCTCCGGCTTTCTCGAGAATCGAAAGTAAATCGCGTTACGTGTCTTAACAATCGGTCGCTGTAGAGAAACCATGGCAATCATCCATCATGTACCGAATTGGAAAACGGACAATTTAAATGTTTCCGTCCTTTTGTTGAATGAGAAATCTTGGTTTTACCGCAATGTTGGGTCACGGtccatttgttaaaattttcgcgttttttaaatacgttAATTAGCAAAAGTCTCGATTTGACTGTAATCGGTTACATGGATAGTTATGACAAGCGTGTCATGAAAGTTTAGAATAATTGCGACAAGtcgttttttgaattttatttccttgcCGTCGTGAAGACAACCAATTTCCGTTACGCAAATTTTCTCTCCTCTTGTGGgacttttaacaaaaatataatttttatcattttgcttttttcacATACGGACAGAcacaacatacacacacaagggaagggggaaaaaaagtcTTTAAAAGGGGAGGATCAGCATTATGTTattagatatatattttttttttcatacctGTACAAATTGCCGACATAgacaaagctttttttttattattattatttttagaattttatttGGGAAGGCTTTTTCGCGCGTAACGGTATTATTAAAATCCATTcactggggggggggatgtagtagtaatatttagaaaaaaaaaagggaggagtgAAAAAACACGCAATTTCTTACAACACAAGGCGtcattgttttgttaaaaaaaaaaatgatttaattattatttattcagCAGTTTATAATTTATGTTTGGTTTTATCGTCGACTTGGGTCGAGGGTTTGACGACAGAGGACGAAGTGGATGGAGGAATAATAGGGAGGAGAGGAGGGCGAGCGTTGGTAGGATCGATGATTCTTCCAGGCGCTTTAGGATCGTAATCATCGTTGGCGTAGAAATTTCCGTGCTCTGAACTATCGTCGTAGTCGTAGTAGTAATAATCATATTCAATAATCGATTCCTCGCCCTTTTCTTCGACGTAACGAGCGCTGCTGGGCGTTGTCGTCACCTTGTCAGCGCTGATGGAACGTGGGGCAACTGCGGGCGCGGGAGTTGAAGTGGCCGCCGTCTTGCGTccttgttgtttctcttgttgtttttgctggtCTTGGATAATTCGCAATTGATTTCTCTGTTTTACGTGCAGATAAGAAGCCATTAGTTTTGATTTATTCCAGCATTGCGATGTTTGGCAAATAGCAGCGTATCGAAAACTAGTTTAATGCGTGATTTGAAAACACGAAGGTGAACAGATGGATTAAATTAACGTAATACAGCACATGTTGCCCCTTTGAGCAACATGTGCTGCAACAATtgatcatttctcttttttttttttttttttttttatatttattgaaatggttttattattcaaatggCTAGTTGAAATTGGAGAAAATTTTAGAAAAGCGTTTGTTTTCATACCTGGTGTTCTTGTTGACGTCGTTCGTGCTGGTCAATCACCTGTTGTTGTTTGAGCACTTGGGCGGCCTGCTGCTCTTCCAATACCATGAGCTGTTTGAGCTGTTGCTCTTGTTGTCTCTTTTGCTGCTCGGACGGCTCCTCGGTTGCCGAACCGGTCGACGATGAGCTACCGGTGCCGgtggttttgtttttatcttggTCAATATTCGGTTGAAACAGTTGCAAATTCTTGTCGTAGAAAAAGGTGGACGAACGGCAGTCAATCTCGAACCAGTTGGCACAAATGAAATTCTCCTGGTCAAACACTGTGTCGTTCGGGcacatgaatttgaaatctCTCACCTGTCCATgagaacattttttgttgttgttattttcgtTCATGTCGAAAACACGAtcacgaaaaacgaaaatggggCAGAATGGTGAGTAGGCAAAATTCGTGCCAAGGCAAATGATGGAACATT
This genomic stretch from Daphnia carinata strain CSIRO-1 chromosome 4, CSIRO_AGI_Dcar_HiC_V3, whole genome shotgun sequence harbors:
- the LOC130694994 gene encoding C-type lectin domain family 4 member A-like; protein product: MKKILFQFFVSAFTIDICCAGRVQPSVNKGVIINESFESTTIPTSPTTRTTWPATTTRPKECPFFEDNPYGVLCFYWGGQCYCYAKTSSTDWNGAKEFCRAGNMTLLAVETEEEDYTIFVNGKYNPGLYYAEYWTAGRYSQEENNQWEWASTQPFIPMNYTHWYEGGPISSEPGNCVSFHFSYTDFYQWGWGDYQCSNYAGAICESVSVF
- the LOC130694993 gene encoding proliferating cell nuclear antigen-like, with the protein product MFEARLLQGSLLKKVMEALKDLLNEAAWDCSDAGIQLQAMDNSHVSLVSLSLRAEGFDKYRCDRNLSMGMNLGSMSKILKCASNEDIITIKAQDNADTVTFVFESPEQDKVSDYEMKLMNLDQEHLGIPETDYACTIRLPSSEFARICRDLSQFGESMVISCTKEGVKFSATGDIGTGNIKLAQSAKVDKEEEAVVIEMQEPVSLTFACRYLNSFTKATSLSKSVQLSMSPEVPLVVEYKIEDIGHVRYYLAPKIEDEETA
- the LOC130694990 gene encoding polyhomeotic-like protein 1, whose translation is MGRTSSPSHQQFLFGLLALGVLSWSVNPVSGEVRRPPNYHHDHMPETSFTCAGKVVGGYYADPDADCQMFHVCVQVDENDVRDFKFMCPNDTVFDQENFICANWFEIDCRSSTFFYDKNLQLFQPNIDQDKNKTTGTGSSSSTGSATEEPSEQQKRQQEQQLKQLMVLEEQQAAQVLKQQQVIDQHERRQQEHQRNQLRIIQDQQKQQEKQQGRKTAATSTPAPAVAPRSISADKVTTTPSSARYVEEKGEESIIEYDYYYYDYDDSSEHGNFYANDDYDPKAPGRIIDPTNARPPLLPIIPPSTSSSVVKPSTQVDDKTKHKL